The Candidatus Cloacimonadota bacterium nucleotide sequence CATGGAAGCGACCTTGGCGCCGCTGACGAGCTTCTGCTTACCCAAGGCTCACCCGTCCCGATTTTCATCGACAGATGGCCAAAGGAAATCAAAGCTTTCTACATGAAACGCGCCCCGGAAGACCAAAATCTGGTTTTGGGCAGCGACCTCATCGCGCCGGAAGGATATGGCGAAATCATTGGCGGTTCCCAGCGTGAGGACGACCACGACCTCCTGCTCCAGCGCATGGAAGCGGAAAAGATGTCCATCGAAGAATACCAGTGGTTTTTGGACCTGCGCAAATATGGCAGCGTCCCCCACAGCGGCTTTGGAATCGGTTTGGAACGGCTCATCGCCTGGATGGGCGGGGTTTCCCACATCCGTGAAACCATTCCTTTCCCCAGGATGATTTATCGCATCTATCCCTAAAAAAAGCTCTTTTCCCCCAGGTCCCTCGCAGCCGATTCATGATTTTGGGACCAGGTCGAGCTTGTTGAAATTTTAAAATAAAGAAACTGGAGAATACATAATGAATTACACGAATTCATTTTCCCGTGTGACCCGCGAGATGAGGTCATCCTTGATACGCGAATTGGTCGCGTCCACAAAAAATATCGAGGGGCTAATCTCGTTCGCGGGTGGCTTTCCCTCACCGCTCACATTCCCCGAAAAACAGCTTTCCGAGATTTTCCGCGAAGTTGTGGCCAACGAAGGTCGCGACGTTTTGCAATATGGCGCCAGCGAAGGCGACGCGCTCTTGAAAAAAGAGCTGATAAAATGGGAAGGCTACGACATTGACCCCGACGAAATGTTGATTACCGTGGGCGCCACAAACGCGCTCTATTACTATGGAAGAGCGCTCACCGAACCCGGCGACGTAATCCTGTGTGAAGGTCCCTCATTTTTGGGCTCGCTGGTGGCTTTTGACGCGCTGGAAGTGGATTGCAAAGCCATTCCCTTCGACGAAGACGGCATCATCATGGCAGAGCTGGAAAAACAGGTTTCCGAGCTGCGCGCCCAGGGAAAACGGATTAAATTCTTCTACATCATTCCGGATTTCCAAAACCCCGGCGGAATCTCCTACAGCCTCGAGCGTCGGCGCGAGTTAATCCGCTTTTGCATCGAAAACGAAATCCCCATCGTGGAAGACAATCCCTATTCCCGTCTGCGCTACAGCGGCGAACCACTTCCCACCTTCTATCGCCTTGCCCATGAAGAGTTTAACCGCTCCAACATCGTCACCGAAATCCAGTCTTTTTCCAAAATCCTGGGTCCGGGAATGCGCATCGCGTCTGTGAAGGGCGACAAAGCTCTTATCGAACGCATGGTTTCCTGGCAGCAAAAGGTGAACATCACCCCGGATTGCGTGTCCCAGCGGGTTGTGGCGCGTTTCCTTGAGCGCGGCCTCATGGACCCACACATCGAAAGCATCAAGAAATTCTATGCACCCTACCTGAACAAAATGCTGGAAGAACTCGAGAAAAATATGCCTTCAACCGTGAAGTGGACCAAGCCCGAGGGTGGAATTTTCCTCTGGCTCACCCTGCCTGAAAACATCAACGCGGACGAGCTGTTCAAAGAAGCCGCCAAAAACAAGGTTTCCTTCATCCCCGGTTCAAAATTCTATCCCCCCGGACAGGAACGCTATAACACTTTGAGGCTGAACTTTAGCTTCGCCACACCCGAACAGATTGAAACAGGAATCAAGCGCCTGGCGGAGCTGTTATCCTGACAAAACGGAGCAAACAAATGCCCAAAAAACCCGATTCAAAGCGCGTTTTCCACCGGCTTTCCCTGCTGTGGCTTCTGATAACGCTGATTCCCGCCATCCTGAGCGCGGAACTCGTGACCCACAGGGTGGAAAGCGGAGACACGCTCTATAACATCAGCAAACGCTACGACGTCACAATCGAGCAGATTAAAGAACTGAACAGCCTTTCCGACAACACCATCAAGCTGGGACAAATCCTTAAAATCAAGGAAACCGACCGCCTGGCGGCTGTGACCATCCAGCCCGAAGGCAAGGTTAACCTCCCCACGGACAAGCTCTTAGCCGATAACGGCGCGCCCAACTTTTCCGTTGGTATCGATTCCGAGGGACGCTGGACAAATCCACGCAGAATCCCCTCCGACGCGCTTTTTGCCGAAGACGCAGCCGGAAGCCGTTATTACGCTGGGATTTTGAACCAAAACATGTCCTTCGGCAACGCCAAACTCCACAGCAGGCTCAGCCCCGAACAGAGCAAGGACGGAATCCTCGCGGACACCTGGCTCGCCTGTCAAAACCCTGATGGAAGCTGGCGTTGGGCAAAAAACTTTGCCCTGGTGAAAGCCGGTTCAGGCTTGGCGCTCGCGGTTGGCGGCTCCGGAAGTGTTTACGCCGCAGGATTGTTCGACCAACAAATCGAAATCGACAAACAAAAGCTGGAAGCCAGCGGCCCCAGCGACCTGTTTTTGGCAAAGTTCGACAGCGCCGGAACCCTTCTCTGGCTCAAGCGTGGCATCAGTTCCGGTGGAATCAGCTCCCCGGTTTTAAACCTGAACCAGGATGGCAACATCTTCCTGGGCGGAGAGTTTTCTGGAACCCTGAGCTTCGACGACGCCGAGAACACATCCGCGGGCGACAGCGACCTGTTCGTGACCATGTTCGACCCGCTGGGAAGCCAGATTTGGACGGCGACCACCGGTTCTGACAAAGCGGAAAAACTG carries:
- a CDS encoding PLP-dependent aminotransferase family protein is translated as MNYTNSFSRVTREMRSSLIRELVASTKNIEGLISFAGGFPSPLTFPEKQLSEIFREVVANEGRDVLQYGASEGDALLKKELIKWEGYDIDPDEMLITVGATNALYYYGRALTEPGDVILCEGPSFLGSLVAFDALEVDCKAIPFDEDGIIMAELEKQVSELRAQGKRIKFFYIIPDFQNPGGISYSLERRRELIRFCIENEIPIVEDNPYSRLRYSGEPLPTFYRLAHEEFNRSNIVTEIQSFSKILGPGMRIASVKGDKALIERMVSWQQKVNITPDCVSQRVVARFLERGLMDPHIESIKKFYAPYLNKMLEELEKNMPSTVKWTKPEGGIFLWLTLPENINADELFKEAAKNKVSFIPGSKFYPPGQERYNTLRLNFSFATPEQIETGIKRLAELLS
- a CDS encoding LysM peptidoglycan-binding domain-containing protein — translated: MPKKPDSKRVFHRLSLLWLLITLIPAILSAELVTHRVESGDTLYNISKRYDVTIEQIKELNSLSDNTIKLGQILKIKETDRLAAVTIQPEGKVNLPTDKLLADNGAPNFSVGIDSEGRWTNPRRIPSDALFAEDAAGSRYYAGILNQNMSFGNAKLHSRLSPEQSKDGILADTWLACQNPDGSWRWAKNFALVKAGSGLALAVGGSGSVYAAGLFDQQIEIDKQKLEASGPSDLFLAKFDSAGTLLWLKRGISSGGISSPVLNLNQDGNIFLGGEFSGTLSFDDAENTSAGDSDLFVTMFDPLGSQIWTATTGSDKAEKLIKMDLAGDGGILIYASSQGSFKIEGSKLGETPDSGGNKLFLARINPGGKWAWGARIQQLETLCLCEHFSSDLDGNTWFCDNSYSDSKNHPIYIGGMSVNSHLTMINPQGKTVWSKKLIGSDVSIDWMSASSSSGILISGSFLGSLSLGDFKLESGADKAQYYAYFDNKGNCLWARKWLGTNLYFSKASAGGELYLVGKHKHYIDTGGQPYYLEQGDGDLIIARLDNDGSWIWVSRANSNVSPELLKLDFDRMSNLRVWGYNPGEMLFSPVKP